A portion of the Enterobacter sp. SA187 genome contains these proteins:
- the map gene encoding type I methionyl aminopeptidase, whose product MTIKLHTQEEIELARAAGQAAASVLAMIGPHVRPGITTDELDRLCHDFIVNELKITPANIGYQGYTRTVCTSVNHVVCHGIPAEKVLKKGDIVNIDVAVIKDGWYGDTSRMYFVGEPSIRAKRLVDITYASMVAGIKTVRPGATLGDIGAAIQRVAEDAGFSVVREYCGHGVGQVYHDEPQILHYGVPGTGTVLKPGMIFTIEPMINAGKAATSVLSDGWTVVTKDRSLSAQWEHTVAVTENGYDLLTPWPDGTGEYEAL is encoded by the coding sequence ATGACGATAAAACTCCATACGCAGGAAGAAATAGAGCTGGCCCGTGCCGCAGGTCAGGCTGCCGCCAGTGTACTGGCGATGATCGGTCCTCACGTGCGCCCCGGGATCACCACCGATGAACTGGACAGGTTGTGTCACGACTTCATTGTGAACGAGCTGAAAATCACGCCGGCGAACATTGGCTATCAGGGCTATACCCGCACCGTCTGCACCTCCGTCAACCATGTGGTGTGTCACGGTATTCCGGCGGAGAAAGTCCTGAAAAAAGGCGACATCGTGAATATTGACGTGGCGGTGATCAAAGATGGCTGGTACGGCGATACCAGCCGTATGTATTTTGTCGGCGAACCCTCGATCCGCGCGAAACGCCTGGTGGATATCACCTATGCCTCTATGGTGGCCGGGATCAAAACCGTCCGTCCGGGCGCGACGCTGGGAGACATCGGGGCTGCGATCCAGCGCGTGGCGGAAGACGCCGGTTTTTCCGTCGTCAGGGAGTACTGCGGGCACGGCGTCGGGCAGGTTTATCATGACGAGCCGCAGATCCTGCATTACGGCGTTCCCGGCACCGGCACGGTGCTGAAACCGGGTATGATTTTCACCATTGAGCCGATGATCAACGCCGGTAAAGCAGCCACCAGCGTGCTGTCTGACGGCTGGACGGTGGTGACTAAAGATCGCTCGCTTTCCGCCCAGTGGGAACACACCGTAGCCGTTACGGAAAACGGTTATGATTTACTGACGCCGTGGCCGGATGGCACCGGCGAATATGAAGCGCTCTAG
- the uspE gene encoding universal stress protein UspE codes for MARYQNMLVAIDPNQDDQPALRRAVYLHQRIGGRIKAFLPIYDFSYEMTTLLSPDERTAMRSGVISQRTAWIREQAQYYLDAGVPIDIKVVWHNRPFEAIIQEVLSDHHDLVLKMTHQHDKLESVIFTPTDWHLLRKCPCPVWMVKDQPWPEGGKALVAVNLASEEPYHTALNEKLVKETIQLADMVNHTEVHLVGAYPVTPINIAIELPEFDPSVYNDAIRGQHLLAMKALRQKYSIDEKLTHVEKGLPEEVIPDLAEHMQAGVVVLGTVGRTGLSAAFLGNTAEQVIDHLRCDVLVLKPDEFQTPIELDDEDD; via the coding sequence ATGGCCAGATATCAAAATATGTTGGTTGCCATCGATCCCAACCAGGACGATCAACCGGCATTACGGCGCGCTGTTTATCTACATCAACGGATTGGTGGTCGGATCAAAGCCTTTTTGCCAATCTATGATTTTTCCTACGAGATGACCACCCTGCTGTCGCCTGATGAGCGCACCGCCATGCGGTCAGGGGTGATCAGCCAGCGGACCGCGTGGATCCGCGAACAGGCCCAGTATTATCTTGATGCCGGCGTACCTATCGACATTAAAGTGGTCTGGCATAACCGTCCCTTCGAAGCCATTATCCAGGAAGTGCTGAGCGATCATCACGACCTGGTGCTGAAAATGACCCACCAGCACGACAAACTGGAATCGGTGATCTTCACCCCTACCGACTGGCACCTGCTGCGTAAATGCCCCTGTCCGGTATGGATGGTGAAGGATCAGCCGTGGCCGGAAGGCGGCAAAGCGCTGGTGGCAGTAAACCTTGCCAGCGAAGAGCCGTACCACACGGCCCTTAATGAGAAGCTGGTGAAGGAAACCATCCAGCTTGCGGATATGGTTAACCATACCGAAGTGCACCTGGTAGGCGCATACCCTGTTACGCCAATCAATATCGCCATTGAACTGCCGGAGTTCGATCCCAGCGTCTATAACGATGCCATTCGCGGCCAGCATCTGCTGGCAATGAAGGCGCTGCGCCAGAAATACAGCATCGATGAGAAGCTGACCCATGTGGAAAAAGGTTTGCCTGAAGAAGTGATCCCGGATCTGGCGGAGCATATGCAGGCGGGCGTGGTGGTGTTAGGTACGGTGGGCCGTACCGGGCTGTCAGCGGCGTTCCTGGGGAATACGGCGGAACAGGTTATCGATCACCTGCGCTGCGATGTGCTGGTGCTGAAGCCGGACGAGTTCCAGACCCCGATCGAGCTGGATGACGAAGACGATTAA
- the pntA gene encoding Re/Si-specific NAD(P)(+) transhydrogenase subunit alpha, giving the protein MRIGVPKERLANETRVAATPKTVEQLLKLGFTVAVESDAGRLASFDDEAYTRAGAQIVDGNDVWQSDIILKVNAPGDDEIALLNPGTTLVSFIWPAQNPELLEKLAARNVTIMAMDSVPRISRAQSLDALSSMANIAGYRAIVEAAHEFGRFFTGQITAAGKVPPAKVMVIGAGVAGLAAIGAANSLGAIVRAFDTRPEVKEQVQSMGAEFLELDFEEEAGSGDGYAKVMSEAFIKAEMALFAAQAKEVDIIVTTALIPGKPAPKLITREMVDSMQPGSVIVDLAAQNGGNCEYTIANEVVTTPNGVKVIGYTDLPGRLPTQSSQLYGTNLVNLLKLLCKEKDGNVNVDFDDVVVRGVTVVREGEITWPAPPIQVSAQPKAAAKAAPEPIEEAVPASPWRKFALMALAIILFGWLADVAPKEFLGHFTVFALSCVVGYYVVWNVSHALHTPLMSVTNAISGIIVVGALLQIGHGGWISFLSFIAVLIASINIFGGFTVTQRMLKMFRKN; this is encoded by the coding sequence ATGCGTATTGGTGTACCAAAAGAACGGTTGGCCAATGAAACCCGCGTGGCTGCCACACCGAAAACGGTCGAGCAACTGCTTAAGCTGGGTTTCACTGTCGCTGTGGAAAGCGACGCGGGCAGACTGGCAAGTTTTGACGACGAGGCGTATACCCGTGCGGGCGCGCAGATCGTTGACGGAAATGACGTCTGGCAGTCAGACATTATTCTCAAGGTGAATGCTCCGGGTGACGATGAGATTGCGTTGCTCAATCCGGGCACCACCCTGGTGAGCTTTATCTGGCCTGCGCAGAATCCGGAACTGCTGGAAAAACTCGCGGCCCGCAATGTCACCATTATGGCGATGGACTCGGTGCCGCGTATTTCCCGCGCCCAGTCGCTGGATGCGCTCAGTTCGATGGCCAACATCGCTGGTTACCGCGCCATTGTCGAAGCCGCCCACGAATTTGGCCGCTTCTTCACCGGGCAGATCACTGCCGCCGGTAAAGTACCGCCCGCGAAAGTGATGGTGATTGGCGCAGGCGTGGCAGGTCTGGCGGCGATTGGCGCAGCTAACAGCCTTGGCGCTATTGTCCGTGCCTTCGACACCCGTCCGGAAGTGAAAGAACAAGTGCAGAGTATGGGCGCGGAGTTCCTTGAGCTGGATTTCGAAGAGGAAGCGGGCAGCGGCGACGGTTATGCCAAAGTCATGTCCGAGGCCTTTATCAAAGCGGAAATGGCGCTGTTCGCCGCCCAGGCGAAAGAAGTGGACATTATTGTCACCACCGCGCTGATCCCCGGTAAACCGGCGCCTAAGCTTATCACCCGTGAAATGGTCGATTCCATGCAGCCGGGCAGCGTCATCGTCGACCTGGCTGCGCAAAACGGCGGCAACTGTGAATACACTATCGCCAATGAAGTCGTCACCACGCCAAACGGCGTAAAGGTGATCGGCTATACCGATTTACCGGGTCGTCTGCCGACCCAGTCCTCCCAGCTGTACGGCACCAACCTCGTTAACCTGCTTAAACTGCTCTGCAAAGAGAAAGACGGCAACGTGAACGTTGATTTTGACGACGTGGTGGTGCGTGGCGTAACTGTCGTGCGTGAGGGTGAAATCACCTGGCCCGCGCCGCCTATTCAGGTTTCTGCCCAGCCGAAAGCGGCGGCAAAAGCCGCACCTGAGCCGATTGAAGAGGCGGTTCCCGCATCGCCATGGCGTAAATTCGCCCTGATGGCGCTGGCGATCATTCTGTTTGGCTGGCTCGCTGATGTCGCGCCGAAAGAGTTCCTGGGTCACTTCACCGTCTTCGCGCTCTCCTGCGTGGTGGGCTATTACGTGGTGTGGAACGTATCTCATGCGCTGCATACGCCGCTGATGTCGGTGACCAATGCCATTTCAGGCATCATCGTGGTCGGCGCGTTATTGCAGATTGGTCATGGCGGCTGGATCAGCTTCCTGAGCTTTATCGCCGTGCTGATCGCCAGCATTAACATTTTTGGTGGTTTCACCGTCACTCAGCGCATGCTGAAAATGTTCCGGAAGAACTAA
- a CDS encoding SDR family oxidoreductase yields the protein MTNQDNKLSQYPRPPFPEQPQQAPGLASEMKPIPDHGETRYIGSGRLAGKKALITGGDSGIGRAVAIAYAREGADVAINYLPEEESDAEAVIALIQAEGRTAVALPGDIRSETFCQQLVVEAINKLGGLDILVNNAGRQQFCESIEDLTTEAFDDTFKTNVYAPFWITKAAVPHLKEGAVIINTSSVQAFNPSDILLDYAQTKACNVAFTKALAKQLGKKGIRVNAVAPGPYWTPLQSSGGQPQEKVKAFGETAPLGRPGQPVEIAPLYVLFASDESSFASGQVWCSDGGTGTV from the coding sequence ATGACAAACCAGGATAACAAACTTTCGCAGTACCCACGTCCACCTTTCCCTGAGCAGCCGCAACAGGCGCCAGGCCTTGCCTCTGAGATGAAGCCGATTCCCGATCATGGCGAAACTCGCTATATCGGCTCTGGCCGTCTGGCAGGGAAAAAGGCGCTGATCACCGGAGGCGACTCAGGTATTGGCCGTGCTGTTGCCATTGCGTATGCTCGTGAAGGCGCAGACGTGGCTATTAACTATTTACCGGAAGAAGAATCCGATGCGGAAGCCGTGATTGCCCTGATTCAGGCAGAAGGCCGTACCGCTGTTGCCCTGCCGGGCGATATTCGTTCCGAAACCTTTTGCCAGCAATTAGTGGTGGAAGCCATTAATAAGCTGGGCGGTCTGGATATTCTGGTGAATAACGCTGGTCGTCAGCAGTTTTGTGAATCCATTGAAGATCTCACAACCGAGGCGTTTGACGACACCTTCAAAACCAACGTATATGCCCCTTTCTGGATCACCAAAGCGGCGGTGCCGCACCTGAAGGAAGGCGCGGTGATCATTAATACTTCGTCCGTACAGGCCTTTAACCCGAGCGACATCCTGCTGGATTACGCGCAGACCAAAGCCTGTAACGTGGCCTTTACCAAAGCGCTTGCCAAGCAGCTGGGCAAAAAAGGTATCCGAGTGAATGCGGTCGCCCCGGGCCCTTACTGGACGCCGCTCCAGTCCAGCGGTGGTCAGCCGCAGGAAAAAGTGAAAGCCTTTGGCGAAACCGCGCCGCTGGGTCGTCCGGGCCAGCCTGTGGAGATCGCGCCGCTGTATGTGCTTTTCGCTTCTGACGAAAGCTCCTTCGCGTCCGGCCAGGTCTGGTGTTCCGACGGTGGTACCGGCACCGTGTAA
- a CDS encoding ParD-like family protein, translated as MGIVKISDLMHENLRLASNAMSRSINSQAEHWLKIGMLAEVYPHLTHQDLMRLLVQTESQGGAEIQKLVQAGAFPAQKEALIP; from the coding sequence ATGGGTATTGTGAAAATCTCGGACCTGATGCATGAGAATCTGCGTCTTGCCAGCAATGCGATGAGCCGCTCGATAAATTCTCAGGCGGAACACTGGTTAAAAATTGGCATGCTGGCGGAAGTCTATCCGCATTTAACCCATCAGGACCTGATGCGCCTGCTGGTGCAGACCGAGTCGCAGGGCGGCGCGGAAATTCAAAAATTAGTCCAGGCCGGGGCATTTCCGGCACAAAAAGAGGCGCTGATACCATGA
- a CDS encoding DUF1272 domain-containing protein — protein MLELKPACERCGAALPHTSTQAMICSYECTFCADCARSPLQHTCPNCGGELLRRPARHKKEA, from the coding sequence ATGCTTGAACTAAAACCTGCCTGTGAACGTTGTGGCGCCGCGTTGCCGCACACCTCGACGCAGGCCATGATTTGCTCATACGAATGCACTTTCTGCGCCGACTGCGCCCGGTCGCCGTTGCAACATACTTGCCCGAACTGTGGCGGCGAACTGCTACGGCGACCCGCGCGGCATAAAAAAGAGGCCTGA
- a CDS encoding glycoside hydrolase family 15 protein, with amino-acid sequence MKNQSYTHPGRVDGYAGLGDYAAIGDGRSVALIAPDGAIDWWCAPNMDSPPLFDRILDATHGGFFQIEPIGEYCVNRMYRENSNVLETCYETDSGKVKFTESLNSNHAGRLPWCELARRVEGVEGEVTLKMVFVPGSAACTRAPWLAESPKGQVIHIGELMAMISTTPDVTLTRTEDDRIEATLTTSPGSRSLIALLVSDKEPLAVPPLERIDHRIEISDQMWRQWTEDLTYDGRFPEHVKRSALALKFLLYSPTGALAAAPTTSLPEGIGGEKNYDYRYAWIRDACLIIRAFAFIGALEECKAAFSWLTHTIVRHEGELRACYTLNGEIVPDETWLPLEGYKGSQPVRIGNNAQSQRQLSMFGDMLDTALLFVHAGHVLDLTTSRLLSRLANDCADSWRQDDSGIWELPERNHYTHSKMACWVTLDIAAKLASDGHIESTWIDRWTREKDRIRDWIEEHCWSEKKQAYTFYPGTDRLDASLCLVWYYGRENNLARMTSTFDAMVAELGHGTPMLYRYSDVEKEESTFVACSFWLVEAWARLGNDEKASGYMEHILECLCNKGNVETFNEMFDVRTGDWTGNVPQGLSHLSLICAADALSRQREEGDNAWHV; translated from the coding sequence ATGAAGAATCAATCTTATACCCACCCGGGTCGTGTGGATGGCTATGCCGGGCTGGGCGACTATGCCGCTATCGGCGATGGTCGTTCGGTGGCGCTTATCGCCCCGGATGGCGCAATTGACTGGTGGTGCGCGCCTAATATGGATTCACCCCCGCTGTTTGACCGTATTCTTGACGCCACACATGGCGGCTTCTTTCAGATTGAACCCATCGGCGAATACTGCGTAAACCGTATGTACCGCGAAAACAGCAACGTGCTGGAAACCTGCTATGAAACCGATTCCGGCAAAGTAAAGTTCACTGAATCCCTGAACAGTAATCACGCGGGACGTCTGCCCTGGTGTGAACTGGCGCGTCGTGTGGAAGGCGTTGAAGGGGAAGTGACGTTAAAAATGGTCTTCGTGCCGGGTTCAGCCGCCTGTACCCGCGCCCCCTGGCTGGCTGAATCTCCCAAAGGCCAGGTCATTCATATCGGTGAGCTGATGGCGATGATCAGCACCACCCCTGATGTCACGCTCACCCGCACGGAAGATGATCGTATAGAGGCGACCCTGACCACCTCTCCCGGCTCCCGCAGCCTGATCGCCCTGCTGGTGAGTGATAAAGAGCCGCTGGCCGTGCCGCCGCTGGAAAGAATCGACCACCGTATTGAGATCAGCGATCAAATGTGGCGGCAATGGACTGAGGATCTGACCTATGACGGACGTTTCCCGGAACACGTCAAACGCTCGGCGCTGGCGCTGAAGTTTTTGCTTTACTCGCCAACAGGGGCACTGGCAGCGGCGCCCACCACCTCGTTACCGGAAGGCATTGGCGGCGAGAAAAACTATGATTACCGCTACGCCTGGATCCGCGATGCCTGTCTGATTATTCGCGCATTTGCCTTTATCGGCGCGCTGGAAGAATGCAAAGCGGCTTTTTCCTGGCTGACGCACACCATTGTGCGACATGAAGGCGAGCTGCGCGCCTGCTACACCCTTAACGGTGAAATTGTGCCGGATGAAACCTGGCTGCCGCTGGAAGGTTATAAGGGATCCCAACCGGTGCGAATTGGTAATAACGCCCAGAGCCAGCGTCAGCTGAGTATGTTTGGCGATATGCTCGACACCGCCCTGCTGTTCGTCCATGCCGGTCACGTGCTGGATCTGACCACTTCCCGTCTGCTGTCACGGCTGGCCAATGACTGTGCCGACTCCTGGCGACAGGATGATTCGGGGATCTGGGAACTGCCAGAACGTAATCATTATACCCATTCGAAAATGGCCTGCTGGGTGACGCTGGATATCGCCGCTAAGCTTGCCAGCGATGGACATATAGAATCCACCTGGATCGACCGCTGGACGCGGGAAAAAGATCGTATTCGGGACTGGATCGAAGAACACTGCTGGTCTGAAAAGAAGCAGGCCTACACTTTTTATCCCGGAACAGACAGACTGGATGCCTCGCTGTGCCTGGTGTGGTACTACGGCCGGGAAAACAATCTGGCGCGTATGACATCCACCTTTGACGCAATGGTGGCGGAACTGGGGCACGGCACCCCCATGCTCTACCGCTATAGCGACGTGGAAAAAGAGGAAAGCACCTTCGTGGCCTGCTCGTTCTGGCTGGTGGAAGCCTGGGCGCGGCTGGGCAACGACGAAAAGGCGTCAGGTTATATGGAGCACATCCTGGAATGCCTGTGTAATAAGGGCAACGTCGAAACCTTTAATGAGATGTTTGATGTGCGAACCGGCGACTGGACGGGAAATGTCCCGCAGGGACTGAGCCATTTATCGTTGATTTGCGCCGCCGATGCCCTTTCCCGCCAGCGGGAAGAAGGCGACAACGCGTGGCATGTGTGA
- the mdtJ gene encoding multidrug/spermidine efflux SMR transporter subunit MdtJ, translating into MRYWILLALAILAEIIGTLSMKWASVSGGHTGFILMLAMIALSYILLAFAVKKIALGVAYALWEGIGILLITLCSVLWFDESLTVMKVAGLTTLVVGITLIKSGTRKVKESAHAAL; encoded by the coding sequence ATGCGTTACTGGATCTTACTGGCTCTGGCTATTCTGGCTGAAATTATTGGTACCCTGTCCATGAAATGGGCGAGCGTTTCTGGCGGCCATACCGGCTTTATTTTAATGCTGGCGATGATCGCTCTGTCTTATATTTTGCTGGCCTTTGCCGTGAAAAAAATCGCCCTTGGCGTGGCCTACGCGTTGTGGGAAGGGATTGGCATTCTGCTCATCACCCTGTGCAGCGTACTGTGGTTTGATGAAAGCCTGACGGTGATGAAAGTCGCCGGGCTGACCACGCTGGTGGTGGGCATTACGCTTATCAAATCCGGCACCCGTAAAGTGAAGGAGTCCGCCCATGCAGCCCTTTGA
- the mdtI gene encoding multidrug/spermidine efflux SMR transporter subunit MdtI yields the protein MQPFEWQHAAWLGLAILLEIIANVLLKFSDGFRRKSYGVLSLAAVLAAFSALSQAVKGIDLSVAYALWGGFGIAATLAAGWILFSQRLNRKGWAGVILLILGMVLIKLA from the coding sequence ATGCAGCCCTTTGAATGGCAACACGCGGCCTGGCTGGGGCTGGCAATTTTGCTGGAAATTATCGCCAACGTACTGCTGAAGTTTTCCGACGGTTTTCGCCGCAAAAGTTATGGCGTGCTGTCGCTGGCCGCGGTACTGGCCGCCTTCAGCGCGCTGTCACAGGCGGTGAAGGGCATTGATTTATCGGTCGCTTACGCGCTGTGGGGCGGTTTCGGCATCGCCGCTACCCTGGCCGCTGGCTGGATATTGTTCTCTCAGCGGCTGAACAGGAAAGGGTGGGCGGGGGTCATACTGCTGATCCTCGGCATGGTGCTGATTAAACTTGCCTGA
- the fnr gene encoding fumarate/nitrate reduction transcriptional regulator Fnr → MIPEKRIIRRIQSGGCAIHCQDCSISQLCIPFTLNEHELDQLDNIIERKKPIQKGQTLFKAGDELKSLYAIRSGTIKSYTITEQGDEQITGFHLAGDLVGFDAIGTGHHPSFAQALETSMVCEIPFETLDDLSGKMPNLRQQMMRLMSGEIKGDQDMILLLSKKNAEERLAAFIYNLSRRFAQRGFSPREFRLTMTRGDIGNYLGLTVETISRLLGRFQKSGMLAVKGKYITIENGDALAVLAGHSRNVA, encoded by the coding sequence ATGATCCCGGAAAAGCGAATTATACGACGCATTCAGTCTGGCGGTTGTGCTATCCATTGCCAGGATTGCAGCATCAGCCAGCTTTGTATCCCTTTTACCCTTAATGAACATGAGCTGGACCAGCTTGATAACATTATCGAGCGCAAAAAGCCTATTCAGAAAGGGCAGACGCTGTTTAAAGCAGGGGATGAACTGAAATCGCTCTACGCTATCCGTTCAGGCACCATCAAGAGCTACACCATCACTGAACAGGGCGACGAGCAAATCACCGGCTTCCATCTGGCTGGCGATCTGGTGGGCTTCGATGCTATCGGCACCGGCCATCACCCGAGCTTTGCGCAGGCGCTGGAAACGTCCATGGTCTGTGAAATCCCCTTTGAAACCCTCGATGACCTGTCCGGTAAAATGCCGAACCTGCGTCAGCAAATGATGCGTCTGATGAGCGGCGAAATCAAAGGCGATCAGGACATGATCCTGCTGCTGTCGAAGAAAAATGCCGAAGAGCGTCTGGCGGCCTTTATCTATAATCTGTCGCGCCGTTTTGCCCAGCGTGGCTTCTCGCCCCGTGAGTTCCGTCTGACCATGACCCGTGGCGATATCGGCAACTATCTGGGTCTGACGGTAGAAACCATCAGCCGTCTGCTTGGTCGCTTCCAGAAGAGCGGCATGCTGGCGGTGAAAGGCAAGTACATCACTATTGAAAACGGTGACGCGCTGGCGGTACTGGCCGGACACTCCCGTAACGTTGCCTGA
- the ogt gene encoding methylated-DNA--[protein]-cysteine S-methyltransferase, whose amino-acid sequence MLTLLEDKIATPLGPLWVMCDEQFRLRAVEWEEHSDRMEQLLSLHYRLEGYQRVSASNPGGLSQKLRDYFAGDLDVIDTLPTETAGTPFQREVWKALRAIPCGQVMHYGQLAAALGRAGAARAVGAANGSNPVSIVVPCHRVIGSNGMLTGYAGGVQRKEWLLRHEGYFLL is encoded by the coding sequence ATGCTGACGCTGCTTGAAGATAAAATTGCTACCCCGCTTGGCCCCTTGTGGGTGATGTGCGATGAACAGTTCCGTCTGCGCGCGGTGGAATGGGAAGAGCACAGCGATCGCATGGAACAGCTGCTGAGCCTGCATTATCGCCTTGAAGGTTATCAGCGCGTCAGCGCCAGTAATCCGGGCGGCCTCAGCCAGAAGCTGCGCGACTACTTCGCGGGGGATCTTGACGTTATTGACACCCTGCCCACCGAAACCGCCGGTACGCCCTTTCAGCGCGAGGTATGGAAAGCGCTGCGCGCCATTCCCTGCGGCCAGGTGATGCATTATGGTCAGCTGGCCGCGGCGCTGGGTCGGGCAGGTGCCGCCCGCGCAGTCGGCGCTGCTAATGGTTCAAATCCGGTAAGCATTGTGGTGCCCTGTCATCGGGTGATTGGCAGCAATGGTATGCTCACGGGGTATGCGGGCGGCGTACAGCGAAAAGAGTGGTTGTTGCGCCATGAGGGCTACTTTTTATTGTGA
- the pntB gene encoding Re/Si-specific NAD(P)(+) transhydrogenase subunit beta: MSGGLVTAAYIVAAILFIFSLAGLSKHETSQQGNRFGIAGMAIALIATIFGPETGNVVWIIVAMVIGGAIGIHLAKKVEMTEMPELVAILHSFVGLAAVLVGFNSYLYHDAGLDPILVNIHLTEVFLGIFIGAVTFTGSIVAFGKLRGKISSKPLMLPNRHKLNLAALVVSFLLMVIFVRTESVGLQVLALLVMTVIALAFGWHLVASIGGADMPVVVSMLNSYSGWAAAAAGFMLSNDLLIVTGALVGSSGAILSYIMCKAMNRSFFSVIAGGFGTDGSSTGSDEEVGEHREISAEETAEMLKNSHSVIITPGYGMAVAQAQYPVADITEKLRARGIKVRFGIHPVAGRLPGHMNVLLAEAKVPYDIVLEMDEINDDFSDTDTVLVIGANDTVNPAALDDPRSPIAGMPVLEVWKAQNVIVFKRSMNTGYAGVQNPLFFKENTHMLFGDAKASVDAILKAL, encoded by the coding sequence ATGTCTGGAGGATTAGTTACAGCTGCATACATTGTTGCCGCGATCCTGTTTATTTTCAGTCTGGCCGGGTTGTCAAAGCATGAAACCTCCCAGCAGGGTAACCGTTTCGGCATCGCCGGTATGGCTATCGCGCTGATTGCCACCATCTTTGGCCCGGAAACCGGCAACGTGGTGTGGATCATCGTGGCGATGGTTATCGGCGGCGCGATCGGTATTCATCTGGCGAAGAAAGTCGAAATGACCGAGATGCCGGAGCTGGTGGCGATCCTGCACAGCTTCGTGGGTCTGGCGGCGGTACTGGTGGGCTTTAACAGCTATCTGTATCACGACGCGGGTCTGGATCCGATTCTGGTCAACATCCATCTGACCGAAGTGTTCCTCGGTATCTTCATCGGCGCGGTGACCTTTACCGGCTCCATCGTGGCCTTTGGCAAACTGCGCGGCAAAATCTCCTCTAAGCCGCTGATGCTGCCTAACCGCCATAAGCTGAACCTGGCGGCGCTGGTGGTCTCTTTCCTGCTGATGGTGATCTTCGTGCGCACCGAAAGCGTCGGGTTGCAGGTGCTGGCGCTGCTGGTGATGACCGTTATCGCGCTGGCCTTTGGCTGGCATCTGGTGGCGTCTATCGGCGGGGCGGATATGCCGGTGGTGGTCTCCATGCTCAACTCCTACTCGGGCTGGGCGGCAGCGGCGGCGGGCTTTATGCTGAGCAACGACCTGCTGATCGTCACCGGCGCGCTGGTAGGCTCGTCCGGCGCCATCCTCTCTTACATTATGTGTAAGGCGATGAACCGTTCGTTCTTCAGCGTGATCGCAGGCGGCTTCGGCACTGATGGCTCCTCGACCGGCAGCGACGAAGAAGTGGGCGAGCACCGTGAAATCAGCGCAGAAGAGACCGCTGAGATGCTGAAAAACTCCCACAGCGTGATCATCACCCCAGGCTATGGCATGGCGGTGGCGCAGGCCCAGTATCCGGTTGCCGATATTACCGAGAAGCTGCGCGCGCGCGGCATCAAGGTGCGTTTCGGCATTCACCCGGTTGCCGGTCGTCTGCCGGGCCATATGAACGTGCTGCTGGCGGAAGCGAAGGTGCCCTATGACATCGTGCTGGAAATGGACGAAATCAACGACGATTTCAGCGATACCGACACGGTGCTGGTCATAGGCGCGAACGATACGGTGAACCCGGCGGCGCTGGACGATCCGCGCAGCCCGATCGCCGGTATGCCGGTGCTGGAAGTGTGGAAAGCGCAGAATGTTATCGTCTTTAAACGCTCCATGAACACCGGCTATGCAGGCGTGCAGAACCCGCTGTTCTTCAAAGAGAACACCCACATGCTGTTCGGCGATGCAAAAGCCAGCGTGGATGCCATCCTGAAAGCGCTGTAA
- the smrA gene encoding DNA endonuclease SmrA has product MNLDDKSLFLDAMEDVQPLKRSTDVHWQPERRAPGPQHPDLLQLDNFLTTGFLDIVPLNTPLEFRREGLQTGVIEKLRQGKYSQQASLNLLRQPVEQCRKMLFSFMHQAAKDNLRNLLIIHGKGRDDNSHANIVRSYLARWLTEFEDVQAFCVAKEHHGGSGACYVALRKSAAAKQETWERHAKRSR; this is encoded by the coding sequence ATGAACCTTGACGACAAATCCCTGTTCCTCGACGCCATGGAAGATGTCCAACCCCTGAAGCGCAGCACCGACGTGCACTGGCAGCCGGAGCGCCGCGCCCCCGGCCCGCAGCATCCTGATCTCCTGCAACTGGATAACTTCCTGACCACGGGTTTTCTGGACATTGTGCCGCTCAACACGCCGCTGGAGTTCAGGCGCGAAGGCCTGCAAACAGGCGTCATTGAGAAATTACGCCAGGGCAAATACAGCCAACAGGCGAGCCTGAATCTGCTGCGTCAGCCGGTGGAGCAATGCCGGAAAATGCTGTTCAGCTTTATGCATCAGGCAGCGAAAGATAACCTGCGCAATCTGCTGATCATCCATGGTAAAGGACGCGACGACAACTCTCACGCCAATATTGTGCGCAGTTACCTGGCACGCTGGCTGACCGAGTTTGAAGACGTGCAGGCGTTTTGCGTGGCGAAAGAGCACCACGGCGGCAGCGGAGCCTGTTATGTGGCGTTGCGTAAATCCGCCGCTGCTAAACAGGAAACCTGGGAGCGTCACGCCAAACGCAGTCGCTAG